The proteins below come from a single Thermoleophilaceae bacterium genomic window:
- a CDS encoding xanthine dehydrogenase family protein molybdopterin-binding subunit, which produces MANVIGQRVRRKEDPRFLRGEGRYVDNMKIDDALYLTYVRSPIAHARITNIDVSQARTLPNTQVFTAEDIDLGTNPLPPFMGIDERMYRPFVAKDTVRFAGDIVACILTETKAAGEDAAELVLVDYDPLPVVTDPREAVKDEVLLFPEVGTNVAAKRPPAQSDDELFGGCEAVVEGTLVSQRMASSPLEPRAAAASVDENGKLTAWLSTQTPHQDREGIAANLGMEPQNVRVVGPDVGGGFGAKGLKVEDILLCWLARKTGRTIRWVESRSENMVALDHGRGMVIDFKIGGSRAGKVEAFRMSILSDAGAYPGLGSFLPNLTGMMASGVYKIPKIGVDVTTVTTNTTTIGAFRGAGRPEATQAVERAMDMWADELGMDPAEVRRVNFIQPDEFPFTTASGATYDIGDYEGALDKVMEAAGYDELRAEQQRRRDNGDAKQLGIGLSVYVEITNGLGESEFGAVRITKDGEAVLRTGSFSHGQGHETTFAMIVAERLGMPVENVTVIKGDTDEVARGTGTYGSKSTQIGGAAAGQASEELLEKARRLVADLIEASPDDIVLDAQQGRFHVAGAPQSGLSWGELAARLDNDGRLQELSVETDFQADAPSFPFGAHLAVVEVDTETGAVQILRHVAVDDAGTVINPIVADGQVHGGVATGIAQALYEEVMYSEDGNPVTGSFVGYAFPSAAELPSIERVEMVTPTPLNPLGAKGIGESGTIGATPAVHNAAIDALKPFGVKNLQMPVNGERVWEAINGSVGSKA; this is translated from the coding sequence ATGGCCAACGTGATCGGACAGCGGGTCCGTCGCAAGGAGGACCCGCGCTTCCTCAGAGGTGAAGGTCGCTACGTCGACAACATGAAGATCGACGACGCGCTCTACTTGACTTACGTGCGCTCGCCCATCGCGCACGCGCGCATAACGAACATCGACGTGTCGCAGGCGCGCACCCTGCCGAACACCCAGGTGTTCACCGCGGAAGACATCGACCTGGGCACCAACCCGCTGCCGCCGTTCATGGGCATCGACGAGCGGATGTACCGGCCGTTCGTGGCCAAGGACACCGTGCGCTTCGCCGGCGACATCGTGGCGTGCATCCTCACGGAGACCAAGGCCGCCGGCGAGGACGCCGCGGAGCTCGTGCTCGTGGACTACGACCCGCTCCCGGTGGTGACCGATCCGCGCGAGGCCGTGAAGGACGAGGTGCTGCTGTTCCCGGAAGTGGGAACCAACGTGGCGGCCAAGCGGCCGCCTGCCCAGTCCGACGACGAGCTTTTCGGGGGATGCGAGGCGGTGGTCGAAGGGACGCTGGTGAGCCAGCGCATGGCGTCCAGCCCGCTGGAGCCGCGTGCGGCGGCCGCGAGCGTGGACGAGAACGGCAAGCTCACCGCCTGGCTCTCCACTCAGACCCCGCACCAGGATCGTGAGGGCATCGCCGCGAACCTCGGCATGGAGCCGCAGAACGTGCGCGTGGTCGGGCCTGACGTGGGCGGCGGCTTCGGCGCCAAGGGCCTCAAGGTGGAGGACATCCTGCTCTGCTGGCTGGCGCGCAAGACCGGCCGCACGATCCGCTGGGTGGAGTCGCGCAGCGAGAACATGGTCGCGCTCGACCACGGCCGCGGCATGGTGATCGACTTCAAGATCGGCGGCAGCCGCGCCGGCAAGGTCGAGGCCTTCCGGATGAGCATCCTGTCCGACGCGGGCGCGTATCCCGGCCTCGGCTCGTTCCTGCCCAACCTCACCGGCATGATGGCGAGCGGCGTCTACAAGATCCCGAAGATCGGCGTGGACGTGACCACGGTCACCACCAACACCACGACCATCGGCGCCTTCCGCGGCGCCGGACGCCCCGAGGCCACGCAGGCGGTGGAGCGGGCGATGGACATGTGGGCGGACGAGCTGGGCATGGACCCGGCGGAGGTCCGGCGGGTGAACTTCATCCAGCCGGACGAGTTCCCGTTCACCACCGCCTCGGGCGCCACGTACGACATCGGCGACTATGAGGGTGCGCTCGACAAGGTGATGGAGGCCGCCGGCTACGACGAGCTGCGGGCCGAGCAGCAGCGCCGCCGCGACAACGGGGACGCGAAGCAGCTCGGCATCGGCCTGAGCGTGTACGTGGAGATCACGAACGGGCTCGGCGAGTCCGAGTTCGGCGCCGTGCGGATCACGAAGGATGGCGAGGCGGTCCTGCGCACCGGCTCGTTCTCCCACGGCCAGGGCCACGAGACCACGTTTGCGATGATCGTGGCCGAGCGGCTGGGCATGCCGGTGGAGAACGTGACCGTGATCAAGGGCGACACCGACGAGGTGGCGCGCGGCACCGGCACGTACGGCTCGAAGTCCACGCAGATCGGCGGCGCGGCCGCGGGCCAGGCTTCCGAGGAGCTGCTCGAGAAGGCGCGGCGCCTGGTGGCCGACCTGATCGAGGCGAGCCCCGACGACATCGTGCTCGACGCGCAGCAGGGCCGCTTCCACGTGGCAGGCGCCCCGCAGTCCGGCCTCTCGTGGGGAGAGCTGGCGGCGCGGCTCGACAACGACGGCCGGCTCCAGGAGCTGAGCGTGGAGACGGACTTCCAGGCCGACGCCCCGAGCTTCCCGTTCGGTGCGCACCTCGCCGTTGTGGAGGTGGACACGGAGACCGGTGCGGTGCAGATCCTGCGCCACGTGGCGGTGGACGACGCCGGCACCGTGATCAACCCGATCGTGGCGGACGGCCAGGTGCACGGCGGCGTGGCCACCGGCATCGCGCAGGCGCTCTACGAAGAGGTGATGTACAGCGAGGACGGCAACCCGGTGACCGGCAGCTTCGTGGGCTACGCATTCCCCTCGGCGGCGGAACTGCCGTCGATCGAGCGCGTGGAGATGGTCACGCCAACCCCGCTGAACCCACTCGGCGCAAAGGGCATCGGTGAGTCAGGGACCATCGGAGCAACGCCGGCCGTCCACAACGCGGCAATAGACGCCCTCAAGCCGTTTGGGGTGAAGAACCTGCAGATGCCCGTTAATGGCGAGAGGGTTTGGGAGGCCATAAACGGCTCCGTGGGGAGTAAGGCGTAG
- a CDS encoding prephenate dehydrogenase/arogenate dehydrogenase family protein: protein MSLTRIGVAGLGLIGGSIARRLAEQPDMYEPIGFDVQRQPRSGLELADSLEQLAEGADMVVVAVPPHVTGEVVRTLLDADPDVLVTDVSSVKAPIVDEVGLHPRFLPSHPLAGSESAGWSAARAELLQGATWAVCPPAEDASPELLCRWAAVFDAFDARVIVCDPQEHDRAVAQTSHVPHVVAATLAAAIAQSSAPPLTAALSGGSFREVARVAASDPALWSEILELNEQNVTAVLDGLRADMGVRPDWDLAGEMSRLVRELRWQPPAWEHRDFVWPAWNVLLELGRNGIAIRRPAMENERLRVDVAVRS, encoded by the coding sequence GTGAGCCTCACGCGGATCGGCGTGGCCGGCCTCGGCCTGATCGGCGGCTCGATCGCGCGGCGGCTCGCGGAGCAGCCGGACATGTACGAGCCGATCGGGTTCGACGTCCAGCGTCAGCCGCGTTCCGGCCTCGAGCTCGCAGATTCGCTCGAGCAGCTCGCGGAGGGCGCGGACATGGTGGTGGTGGCCGTGCCGCCCCACGTGACGGGCGAGGTGGTGCGCACGCTGCTCGACGCGGACCCGGACGTGCTCGTGACGGACGTGTCGTCGGTGAAGGCGCCGATCGTGGATGAGGTGGGCCTGCACCCGCGCTTCCTTCCGAGCCACCCGCTCGCCGGGTCCGAGAGCGCCGGCTGGTCCGCCGCGCGAGCCGAGCTTCTCCAGGGTGCGACGTGGGCCGTGTGCCCGCCGGCCGAGGACGCGTCTCCCGAGCTGCTCTGTCGCTGGGCCGCGGTGTTCGACGCATTCGACGCGCGCGTGATCGTGTGCGATCCGCAGGAACACGACCGCGCAGTGGCGCAGACGAGCCACGTGCCGCACGTGGTGGCGGCCACGCTCGCCGCCGCGATCGCGCAGAGCAGCGCGCCGCCGCTCACCGCCGCGCTGTCCGGCGGCTCCTTCCGCGAGGTCGCGCGCGTGGCCGCATCGGACCCCGCGCTGTGGAGCGAGATCCTCGAGCTCAACGAGCAGAACGTCACCGCCGTGCTCGACGGCCTGCGCGCGGACATGGGAGTCCGGCCCGACTGGGACTTGGCCGGCGAGATGTCGCGCCTCGTCCGTGAGTTGCGCTGGCAGCCTCCGGCGTGGGAGCACCGCGATTTCGTGTGGCCGGCGTGGAACGTTCTGCTCGAGCTCGGACGCAACGGCATAGCCATCCGCAGGCCGGCGATGGAGAACGAGCGCCTGAGGGTCGACGTGGCCGTTCGCTCATGA
- the pheA gene encoding prephenate dehydratase encodes MPKLTYLGPEGTFTHQAARDLARAGEELEPLGSVRDVVQSVEKGEAAAGVVAFENSLEGPVPANLDELLLQTTRCVISGERVLPVSFTLFRTPDDDSPLEVVTSHAFGLAQCSRFIEEAGVEAREAPSTAGACRDLAESPKRGWGAIGPPVAGDMYGLRAERDHIEDDERAATRFVVLRTSCPDPTGKDRSAFSFRPSHDEPGSLVRLLQEFALRDINLTAIKSRPTKELLGEYIFYIECEGHIKEPHLRDALLGVLRFDSVTRFLGSFPEDSGRPPQHRVDASGAAAAYEEMLGKVKVEP; translated from the coding sequence ATGCCGAAGCTCACCTACCTCGGGCCCGAAGGCACGTTCACCCATCAGGCCGCCCGCGACCTCGCGCGTGCCGGCGAGGAGCTCGAGCCGCTCGGAAGCGTGCGGGACGTGGTGCAGTCGGTGGAGAAGGGAGAGGCGGCGGCCGGGGTGGTGGCTTTTGAGAACAGCCTCGAGGGTCCGGTGCCGGCGAACCTCGACGAGCTCCTGCTCCAGACCACGCGCTGCGTGATCTCCGGCGAGCGGGTGCTGCCGGTGTCCTTCACGCTCTTCCGCACGCCGGATGACGACTCACCGCTCGAGGTGGTGACGAGCCACGCCTTCGGCTTGGCCCAGTGCTCGCGCTTCATCGAGGAGGCCGGCGTGGAGGCGCGCGAGGCGCCGAGCACCGCCGGTGCCTGCCGCGATCTCGCGGAGTCGCCGAAGCGCGGCTGGGGCGCGATCGGGCCTCCGGTGGCGGGCGACATGTACGGACTGCGAGCGGAGCGCGATCACATCGAGGACGACGAGCGAGCGGCCACGCGCTTCGTGGTGCTGCGGACGAGCTGTCCGGATCCCACCGGGAAGGACCGCTCCGCCTTCTCGTTCAGGCCCAGCCACGACGAGCCGGGCAGCCTCGTGCGGCTCCTCCAGGAGTTCGCGCTGCGCGACATCAACCTCACCGCGATCAAGTCGCGCCCGACGAAGGAGCTGCTCGGTGAGTACATCTTCTACATCGAGTGCGAGGGCCACATCAAGGAACCGCACCTTCGTGACGCGCTGCTTGGCGTGCTGCGTTTCGACAGCGTGACCCGCTTCCTCGGGTCGTTCCCCGAGGACTCCGGGCGGCCGCCGCAGCACAGGGTGGACGCGAGCGGGGCCGCCGCGGCGTACGAGGAGATGCTTGGAAAGGTGAAGGTGGAGCCGTGA
- a CDS encoding lamin tail domain-containing protein yields MTSKVFCSLAALSALAALSLFAGRAHAASQVFQAPCMPGQAQPMCYAENAKLDFVDDGDTIDVRIPGAGNHRIRFTGVNATEQSIYNSSLAKQQGECHALNATYLTTSMIRRSNNQVRLVYQNKLTRAGNRFVKDIQVYIRGSWHDLNALLVSRGDALFLPNSNEFAWNRQYMYLMQQAAARRIGLFDPTFCGFGPDQDIPIRVTVHWNAKGNDTLNVNGEYVRVYNQGPRPLDLSNWWVRDSATKRFHFPAGTTVQPGDHVTVHVGRGTDTLDTFYWGIRYPLFNNINTEKQIGDGAYLFDPQGDLRAWQIYPCRIQPGCTNLPPS; encoded by the coding sequence GTGACGAGCAAAGTGTTCTGCAGCCTCGCGGCGCTCTCGGCGCTCGCGGCACTGTCCCTGTTCGCCGGGCGCGCGCACGCCGCGTCCCAGGTCTTCCAGGCGCCGTGCATGCCGGGCCAGGCGCAGCCCATGTGCTACGCCGAGAACGCGAAGCTCGACTTCGTGGACGACGGTGACACGATCGACGTCCGGATTCCGGGTGCCGGCAATCACCGCATCCGCTTCACCGGGGTGAACGCCACCGAGCAGTCGATCTACAACAGCAGCCTTGCCAAGCAGCAGGGCGAGTGCCATGCCCTGAATGCGACCTACCTGACCACCAGCATGATCAGGCGCAGCAACAACCAGGTGCGGCTCGTGTACCAGAACAAGCTCACGCGCGCGGGAAACAGGTTCGTGAAGGACATCCAGGTGTACATCCGCGGCTCCTGGCACGACCTGAACGCGCTGCTCGTGTCGCGAGGCGACGCTCTCTTCCTGCCGAACTCGAACGAGTTCGCGTGGAACCGCCAGTACATGTACCTGATGCAGCAGGCCGCGGCGCGCCGGATCGGGCTGTTCGATCCCACCTTCTGCGGCTTCGGGCCGGATCAGGACATCCCGATCCGGGTGACGGTGCACTGGAACGCCAAGGGCAACGACACGTTGAACGTGAACGGCGAGTACGTGCGCGTCTACAACCAGGGTCCGCGCCCGCTCGATCTGAGCAACTGGTGGGTGCGCGACTCCGCCACCAAGCGTTTCCACTTCCCGGCGGGCACGACGGTCCAGCCGGGCGACCACGTGACGGTTCACGTGGGCAGGGGCACGGACACGCTCGACACCTTCTACTGGGGCATCCGCTATCCGCTCTTCAACAACATCAACACGGAGAAGCAGATCGGCGACGGCGCCTACCTGTTCGACCCCCAAGGCGATCTGCGCGCGTGGCAGATCTATCCCTGCAGGATCCAGCCCGGCTGCACCAATCTGCCGCCGAGCTAG
- a CDS encoding TetR/AcrR family transcriptional regulator, with translation MNAVSLREQHAEVTRERILGAVAELLESGEADELTVPEVAAASGVSLRTIYRYYATREQLLEAAGRWIGDELFNHPFPRSLDDTAERFRMECRHFDDRPGLVRALALSQLGREVRSHRRQERMGAIRRALHEEVGALREHELRRAEAVLGYLHNMLAYTTMREENGLTGAEIGEALGWAIGTLVADLRRRDRKQRRNK, from the coding sequence ATGAATGCTGTGAGCCTCCGCGAACAACACGCCGAGGTCACGCGCGAGCGGATCCTCGGCGCCGTGGCGGAGTTGCTCGAGAGCGGTGAGGCGGACGAGCTGACGGTGCCCGAGGTGGCTGCGGCTTCCGGCGTCTCGCTGCGGACGATCTACCGCTACTACGCCACGCGCGAGCAGCTGCTCGAGGCGGCCGGCCGCTGGATCGGGGATGAGCTCTTCAACCACCCGTTCCCCCGCAGCCTCGACGACACTGCCGAGCGCTTTCGCATGGAGTGCCGTCACTTCGACGACCGGCCCGGGCTCGTCCGCGCCCTGGCGCTCTCGCAGCTCGGGCGCGAGGTGCGCTCGCACCGCCGCCAGGAGCGGATGGGGGCGATCCGCCGAGCGCTGCACGAGGAGGTGGGCGCGCTCCGCGAGCACGAGTTGCGCCGCGCCGAGGCGGTGCTGGGCTACCTCCACAACATGCTCGCCTACACCACGATGCGTGAGGAGAACGGCCTCACCGGCGCTGAGATCGGGGAGGCGTTGGGATGGGCAATCGGAACACTGGTCGCCGACCTGCGCCGGCGAGATCGAAAGCAAAGGAGAAACAAATGA
- a CDS encoding cupin domain-containing protein: protein MSEQVIVSRPGEGRSLLVGGGDYVTYRVRSADTGGAYFCFEVSTTPGFGPPLHKHEYRELFYVLEGEYEFTLDGQTISGGPGTAIAVPPNVPHTFRNATDGPARLLFIHQPAALEEFFEEFGVPVSAAGEAPADLEPPDFAAMGAALERNGVRVLAS from the coding sequence ATGAGTGAGCAGGTGATCGTCAGCCGGCCGGGTGAGGGCCGCTCGCTGCTCGTGGGCGGTGGGGATTACGTCACCTACAGGGTGCGCAGCGCCGACACCGGCGGCGCGTACTTCTGCTTCGAGGTGTCCACCACTCCCGGCTTCGGGCCACCGCTGCACAAGCACGAGTACCGCGAGCTCTTCTACGTCCTCGAGGGCGAGTACGAGTTCACGCTGGACGGCCAAACGATCAGCGGCGGCCCGGGCACGGCGATCGCCGTCCCGCCCAACGTGCCGCACACGTTCAGGAACGCCACCGACGGTCCCGCCAGGCTGCTCTTCATCCACCAGCCGGCGGCGCTCGAGGAGTTCTTCGAGGAGTTCGGAGTGCCGGTGTCGGCCGCCGGAGAGGCTCCGGCCGACCTCGAGCCGCCGGACTTCGCCGCGATGGGCGCCGCGCTCGAGCGCAACGGTGTGCGGGTGCTGGCGAGCTGA
- a CDS encoding RidA family protein, whose protein sequence is MDSRVINPWTWQDRLGFVQGKEVVGAERTLYCAGQTSVDENGRPLHEGDMQAQALQALDNLETVLREAGYEMSDLVRLTIYVTDLPAYREAAPAVGARLGKAGVRHTSTLLGISRLALPELLVEIEATAVK, encoded by the coding sequence ATGGACAGCCGCGTAATAAACCCGTGGACATGGCAGGACCGCCTCGGCTTCGTGCAGGGCAAGGAAGTCGTCGGCGCCGAGCGCACGCTCTACTGCGCCGGGCAGACCTCGGTGGACGAGAACGGCCGGCCGCTGCACGAGGGCGACATGCAGGCACAGGCCCTGCAGGCCCTCGACAACCTCGAGACGGTGCTGCGGGAGGCGGGCTACGAGATGTCCGACCTCGTGCGCCTCACGATCTACGTCACGGACCTGCCCGCCTACCGGGAGGCGGCGCCGGCTGTGGGCGCGCGGCTGGGCAAGGCGGGCGTGCGCCACACGTCCACGCTGCTGGGCATCTCGCGTCTGGCCCTGCCTGAGCTGCTGGTGGAGATCGAGGCGACCGCCGTGAAGTGA
- a CDS encoding pyridoxal-phosphate dependent enzyme, translating to MRAVVNSAYDPAAVPAPSNEAAEFHRALPGYAPTPVHRLGAVASELGLAAVQVKDESDRLGLPAFKILGASWAVERALRDQPAVHTLVAASAGNHGRAVAHAAALRELGCRVFLPERSLAARRQAIASEGADVVVVNGTYEDAVEAAARAAEEDGIALIADVGETGPAEWVIDGYATLFSEAAEQAAYDLILVPVGVGSLAAAAARHGAQVGARVVGVEPATAACLSASLVRGAPTAVPTPGTTMAGLDCAEVSSAAWPSLLHGIAGTITVTDDEAHAAMQDLAAGGLTIGESGAAPLAGLRALQSDEDCRELREHLATGRHTRVLLIASEGRTGVAA from the coding sequence GTGAGAGCGGTCGTCAATTCCGCGTACGACCCCGCTGCGGTGCCTGCGCCCAGCAACGAGGCCGCCGAGTTCCACCGCGCCCTGCCGGGATACGCGCCCACGCCCGTGCACCGGCTCGGCGCCGTCGCGTCCGAGCTGGGACTGGCGGCCGTGCAGGTGAAGGACGAGTCCGACCGATTGGGACTGCCCGCATTCAAGATCCTCGGCGCGTCGTGGGCTGTGGAACGTGCGCTGCGCGACCAGCCGGCCGTGCACACGCTGGTGGCCGCCAGCGCCGGGAATCATGGGCGAGCGGTGGCACACGCCGCCGCGCTTCGTGAATTGGGTTGCCGGGTGTTCCTGCCGGAGCGGTCGCTCGCCGCGCGCCGGCAGGCCATCGCGAGCGAGGGCGCCGACGTGGTGGTGGTGAACGGCACCTACGAGGACGCCGTGGAGGCCGCCGCGCGTGCGGCGGAGGAGGACGGGATCGCGCTCATCGCCGACGTCGGAGAAACCGGCCCCGCCGAATGGGTGATCGACGGCTACGCAACCCTCTTCTCGGAGGCCGCCGAGCAGGCCGCCTACGACCTCATCCTCGTGCCGGTTGGAGTGGGCTCGCTGGCCGCCGCCGCCGCGAGGCACGGAGCGCAGGTGGGCGCTCGCGTTGTTGGCGTCGAGCCGGCCACGGCAGCCTGCCTCAGTGCCTCGCTGGTACGCGGCGCGCCCACGGCAGTGCCCACCCCGGGAACCACGATGGCGGGGCTCGACTGCGCCGAGGTCTCATCCGCCGCCTGGCCGAGCCTGCTCCACGGGATCGCCGGCACCATCACCGTCACGGACGATGAGGCCCATGCCGCCATGCAGGACCTCGCCGCGGGCGGCCTCACCATCGGCGAGTCCGGCGCGGCGCCGCTCGCCGGGCTGCGAGCACTGCAGAGCGACGAGGACTGCCGCGAGCTTCGAGAACACCTCGCCACCGGCCGGCACACACGCGTGCTCCTGATTGCCTCCGAGGGCAGGACCGGCGTGGCCGCCTGA
- a CDS encoding M20/M25/M40 family metallo-hydrolase: MKPDLTDLLSSLVAAPSVNPSLVPGGAGEEEIATLIEAWARDAGLESERLEETPGRPSVLVRARGSGGGRTLLLCGHIDTVNVEGMTGPHAPRIDGDRLYGRGAYDMKAGVAAALMAAREAAQLGLAGDVVVAAVADEEHASLGVQEALRHVSADAAVVTEPTELELAVAHKGFVWSEVEVTGRSAHGSRPHLGVDAILKMGAVLGRLEQLDRSLAERTHPLLGRASVHASVIEGGVELSSYPARCKLGLERRTLPGETGEQIEAELVALLDECRSADPEFEASHRILLVREPFEIDQRDELVGLVAEAAGEVLPEPPKIGGASYWADSAFIAAAGIPTVLFGPGGEGAHAVEEWVSLSDTEAVARILLRLAERFCA; encoded by the coding sequence ATGAAGCCGGACCTGACTGACCTGCTTTCGTCGCTCGTGGCCGCGCCGTCGGTGAACCCGTCGCTCGTCCCGGGCGGCGCCGGCGAGGAGGAGATCGCGACGCTGATCGAGGCGTGGGCTCGCGATGCCGGGCTCGAGAGCGAGCGTCTCGAGGAGACGCCAGGCCGCCCGAGCGTCCTTGTTCGCGCGCGCGGCAGCGGCGGTGGTCGCACGCTGCTCCTCTGCGGGCACATCGACACCGTGAACGTGGAGGGCATGACCGGTCCGCACGCGCCGCGCATCGACGGCGACCGGCTCTACGGTCGCGGCGCCTATGACATGAAGGCGGGCGTGGCCGCGGCGCTGATGGCCGCTCGCGAGGCCGCTCAGCTCGGTTTGGCGGGCGACGTGGTGGTTGCCGCGGTGGCCGACGAGGAGCACGCGAGCCTCGGAGTGCAGGAGGCGCTCCGCCACGTCTCGGCCGACGCCGCCGTGGTCACCGAGCCCACCGAGCTCGAGCTGGCGGTGGCACACAAGGGCTTCGTCTGGAGCGAGGTGGAGGTGACCGGCCGTTCGGCGCACGGCTCGCGACCGCACCTCGGCGTGGACGCCATCCTCAAGATGGGCGCCGTGCTTGGGCGGCTCGAGCAGCTCGACCGCTCGCTGGCCGAGCGCACACATCCATTGCTCGGACGTGCCTCGGTGCACGCTTCGGTGATCGAGGGGGGCGTGGAGCTGTCGAGCTATCCGGCGCGGTGCAAGCTCGGCCTGGAGCGCCGGACGCTTCCGGGCGAGACGGGCGAGCAGATCGAGGCCGAGCTCGTGGCCCTGCTGGACGAGTGCCGCTCGGCGGACCCCGAGTTCGAGGCCTCCCACCGCATCCTGCTCGTGCGCGAGCCCTTTGAGATCGACCAGCGGGACGAGCTCGTGGGTCTCGTGGCCGAGGCCGCGGGCGAGGTGCTGCCGGAACCGCCCAAGATCGGCGGCGCGAGCTACTGGGCCGACTCCGCGTTCATCGCCGCCGCCGGGATCCCCACGGTGCTGTTCGGTCCTGGCGGCGAGGGTGCGCACGCCGTCGAGGAGTGGGTGAGCCTGTCGGACACCGAGGCGGTGGCGCGCATACTGCTGCGCCTGGCCGAACGCTTCTGCGCGTGA
- a CDS encoding response regulator transcription factor, translated as MSINVLVADDQSMVRAGFRMLLADEPDIDVVAEAGNGLEAVQKAARFDPTVILMDIRMPELDGLEATRRIVEADQSARVLIVTTFDLDEYVYEALRAGASGFVLKDEPPERLIAAVRTVAAGEALLSPTITKRVIKKFTRLPRADPPAAIEELTAREFEIFRLVAEGLSNPEIAQQLFIGETTVKTHVTHILQKLGLRDRVQAVVLAYRTGLVETEAEPLS; from the coding sequence ATGAGCATCAACGTGCTGGTGGCCGACGATCAGTCGATGGTTCGGGCCGGTTTCCGGATGCTCCTCGCCGACGAGCCGGACATCGACGTGGTGGCGGAGGCCGGCAACGGGCTCGAGGCCGTGCAGAAGGCGGCGCGCTTCGACCCAACCGTGATCCTGATGGACATCCGCATGCCCGAGCTCGACGGCCTGGAGGCCACGCGCCGCATCGTGGAGGCCGATCAGTCCGCGCGAGTTCTCATCGTCACGACCTTCGACCTCGACGAGTACGTGTACGAAGCGCTGCGCGCGGGCGCCAGCGGCTTCGTCCTGAAGGACGAGCCGCCTGAGCGGCTCATTGCGGCGGTGCGCACGGTCGCCGCGGGCGAGGCGCTGCTGTCGCCGACGATCACCAAGCGCGTGATCAAGAAGTTCACCCGCCTTCCGCGGGCCGACCCACCGGCCGCGATCGAAGAGCTGACCGCGCGCGAATTTGAGATCTTCCGGCTCGTGGCCGAGGGACTGTCCAACCCGGAGATCGCCCAGCAGCTGTTCATCGGCGAGACGACGGTCAAGACGCACGTCACGCACATACTCCAGAAGCTGGGGCTTCGCGACCGTGTGCAAGCGGTCGTGCTCGCCTACCGCACCGGCCTGGTGGAGACCGAGGCCGAGCCTCTCAGCTGA
- a CDS encoding histidine kinase: MAVGYGRFVSRVKSFVHRRGLDLLIVLAAAEAAVEVALRTDTQHAPTTTAWFGAPAVAVVVLTLLGRHRWPFAAPAVMWLLAAACSFVDGRLITFPFAVQLAGLVAAFLLGNLRDEREGRIGLAIVAGSAAIVVVHDPSHTVTEPFLLTGLFVLSWFAGFALRDRGVRAELAEQRARDAERERETAARIAVAEERIRIARELHDVVAHAVSVMVLQVGAVRHRLPASDSRDSEALLGVEETGREALTEMRRLLGALRQSDEEPELGPQPGLARLEPLLDEVRRAGLPVHLRVEGEPVPLPGAIDLSAYRIVQEGLTNALKHAHARNADVVLSYGADALGIDVRDDGDGTGVGVGVSGGYGLAGIRERIRIYGGEMTTGTANGGGFVLRARLPMGGDQP; the protein is encoded by the coding sequence GTGGCGGTGGGCTACGGTCGCTTCGTGAGCCGCGTGAAGTCCTTCGTTCATCGCCGTGGGCTCGATCTGCTGATCGTGCTGGCCGCGGCGGAAGCCGCCGTGGAGGTCGCGCTGCGGACCGACACCCAGCACGCGCCAACGACCACGGCGTGGTTCGGCGCGCCGGCCGTGGCGGTGGTCGTGCTCACTCTGCTCGGCCGCCATCGCTGGCCGTTCGCCGCTCCGGCCGTGATGTGGCTGCTGGCGGCCGCCTGCTCGTTCGTCGACGGGCGGCTGATCACGTTCCCGTTCGCCGTGCAGCTGGCCGGACTCGTGGCCGCCTTCCTGCTGGGGAACCTGCGCGACGAGCGCGAGGGACGCATCGGCCTGGCGATCGTTGCCGGATCCGCGGCGATCGTGGTGGTTCACGACCCAAGCCACACCGTCACCGAGCCCTTCCTGCTCACCGGACTGTTCGTGCTCTCCTGGTTCGCCGGGTTCGCGCTGCGCGACCGTGGCGTCCGCGCGGAGCTGGCCGAGCAGCGGGCGCGTGACGCCGAGCGCGAACGCGAGACCGCCGCGAGGATCGCGGTGGCCGAGGAGCGCATCCGGATCGCGCGCGAGCTCCATGACGTGGTGGCCCACGCGGTGAGCGTGATGGTGCTGCAGGTGGGCGCGGTGCGTCACCGGCTCCCGGCTTCCGACTCCCGCGACTCCGAGGCGCTGCTCGGCGTCGAGGAGACCGGCCGCGAGGCGCTCACCGAGATGCGGCGGCTCCTGGGCGCGCTGCGGCAGAGTGACGAGGAGCCAGAGCTGGGACCGCAGCCGGGCCTCGCCCGGCTCGAGCCGCTGCTCGACGAGGTGCGCCGCGCCGGCCTTCCGGTGCACCTTCGCGTGGAGGGCGAACCGGTCCCGCTCCCGGGGGCGATCGACCTCTCCGCATACCGGATCGTGCAGGAGGGGCTGACAAACGCGCTCAAGCACGCGCACGCAAGAAACGCTGACGTGGTGCTGAGCTATGGCGCGGACGCGCTGGGCATCGACGTGCGCGACGACGGCGATGGCACAGGCGTGGGGGTCGGCGTGAGCGGCGGCTACGGCCTCGCCGGCATTCGAGAGCGGATCCGGATCTACGGCGGCGAGATGACCACCGGCACCGCGAACGGGGGTGGGTTCGTGCTCAGGGCGCGGCTCCCGATGGGTGGCGATCAGCCATGA